The Lycium barbarum isolate Lr01 chromosome 12, ASM1917538v2, whole genome shotgun sequence genome includes a region encoding these proteins:
- the LOC132621729 gene encoding serine/threonine-protein kinase/endoribonuclease IRE1a isoform X3, with the protein MKSIDEYISSTPQIAEDGGIVLGSKRTTAFLVDAKTGRLIYTYKMPDSPPTQENDTSFHHNGTIGGESLPGYTLYITRTDYALTSFIPNSDKVLWNMTVAEMGAAALCKVEDAFNGDIMESDKSEPDVHFNMPLPCHSRALIYRRRSHDNNLLPGAHPQGMLPNPDPPLQPNVDNAAMPVSGSTSLLKDIIRKTMFGILVVFIILLIKRKNNRDLVAELKLDRELGNPHSPNVPSKRKKSRKSGNNGSNGVKSDKDTSSGSGLKYADVDADNKLLLNLFEPSICSKGGRSIGKLFVSSTEIAKGSNGTVVFEGIYEGRAVAVKRLVRAHHDIAFKEIKNLIASDRHSNIVRWYGVEQDQDFVYLALERCICSLSDLIQIHAGTLENACPNQNLDGESTKHRIYLDNLKGIFLDTDLMKENGCPSPLLLKLMRDVVSGLVHLHDLGIIHRDLKPQNVLIIKERFLCAKLSDMGISKRLIGDMSSLGHHATGYGSSGWQAPEQLLHGRQTRAVDMFSLGSVLFFCVTGGSHPFGSPLERDINITKNKVDLFLVEHIPEAVDLFSRLLDPNAELRPKAVEVLVHPFFWTAEMRLSFLRDSSDRVELEDREAFSDLLKALEGTAPVALGGRWDEKMEPPFLKNIGHYRRYRFDSVRDLLRVMRNKLNHYRELPTKIQEILGAVPEGFDGYFRSRFPQLLIEVYKVMSEYCKDEDCFQKYFTSSEL; encoded by the exons ATGAAGAGTATTGATGAGTATATTAGTTCAACTCCACAAATAGCTGAGGATGGCGGAATTGTTCTGGGATCTAAAAGAACTACTGCATTTCTGGTTGATGCTAAGACTGGACGCCTGATTTACACATATAAGATGCCTGACTCTCCACCAACTCAGGAAAATGACACTAGTTTTCATCATAATGGCACCATTGGCGGAGAAAGTCTGCCCGGATACACGCTTTACATCACCAGGACAGACTATGCATTAACATCCTTTATTCCAAACTCAGACAAAGTGTTGTGGAACATGACGGTTGCTGAAATGGGGGCTGCTGCTCTTTGCAAAGTTGAGGACGCATTTAATGGGGATATTATGGAGTCTGACAAATCTGAACCTGATGTACATTTCAATATGCCATTGCCATGTCACTCAAGGGCCCTTATCTACAGACGTCGAAGTCATGATAACAATCTCCTCCCAGGGGCTCATCCTCAGGGTATGCTGCCAAATCCAGATCCTCCTTTACAACCAAATGTTGATAATGCAGCTATGCCTGTGTCCGGTAGCACTTCCctcttaaaagatattataagaaAAACTATGTTTGGCATATTGGTGGTGTTCATAATTTTAttaatcaaaagaaaaaataatcgTGATTTAGTGGCTGAACTCAAGTTGGATAGAGAACTTGGGAACCCACATTCACCAAATGTACCTTCAAAAAGGAAGAAATCTCGGAAGTCTGGGAACAATGGGAGCAATGGCGTTAAAAGTGATAAAGACACCTCTTCTGGTTCTGGACTTAAATATGCAGACGTGGATGCTGATAATAAACTGTTGTTGAACCTTTTTGAACCAAGTATCTGTAGCAAAGGTGGACGCTCTATTGGTAAATTGTTCGTCTCCAGTACAGAGATTGCTAAAGGGAGCAATGGTACAGTTGTCTTTGAAGGAATTTATGAAGGCCGTGCAGTTGCGGTGAAAAGGCTTGTCCGGGCACATCATGATATTGCCTTCAAAGAGATAAAGAATCTTATTGCATCTGATCGACATTCAAATATCGTTCGGTGGTATGGTGTGGAACAAGACCAAGATTTTGTTTATCTTGCGTTGGAACGCTGCATTTGCAGCTTGAGTGACCTTATTCAGATTCACGCTGGCACTTTAGAAAATGCATGTCCTAACCAGAACTTGGATGGAGAATCTACAAAGCATAGAATTTATTTGGACAATTTGAAGGGTATTTTTCTGGATACTGACTTAATGAAGGAAAATGGTTGTCCTTCACCTCTGTTGCTCAAATTGATGAG GGATGTGGTTTCTGGCCTTGTGCATCTTCATGATCTGGGGATCATTCATCGAGACCTGAAGCCCCAAAATGTTCTGATAATTAAGGAAAGATTCTTATGTGCTAAGCTTTCTGATATGGGAATCAGCAAGCGCCTCATCGGAGATATGTCTTCATTGGGTCATCATGCAACAG GTTATGGAAGTTCGGGATGGCAAGCTCCTGAACAGCTTCTTCATGGACGTCAAACACGTGCTGTTGATATGTTCAGTCTGGGCTCTGTTCTGTTTTTCTGTGTGACTGGTGGTAGTCATCCCTTTGGAAGCCCTCTTGAGCGTGACATTAATATTACaaagaataaagttgatcttttCTTGGTGGAACACATCCCTGAAGCTGTGGATCTGTTTTCTCGTTTGTTAGATCCCAATGCTGAATTGAG ACCAAAGGCAGTTGAGGTGCTCGTTCATCCTTTCTTTTGGACTGCTGAGATGCGACTGTCATTTCTTCGCGACTCAAGCGACAGGGTGGAACTCGAAGACAGGGAGGCGTTTTCTGATCTTCTGAAAGCATTAGAAGGTACAGCGCCAGTTGCTTTGGGTGGAAGATGGGACGAGAAGATGGAACCTCCTTTCCTAAAGAATATTGGCCATTACAGGCGATATAGGTTTGACAGTGTTCGTGATTTGCTGCGTGTCATGCGGAACAAGCTAAATCATTACAGAGAGCTTCCCACCAAAATTCAG GAAATTTTAGGAGCTGTACCAGAAGGATTTGATGGCTATTTTAGGAGTCGGTTTCCCCAACTACTAATAGAAGTATATAAAGTGATGTCAGAATACTGCAAGGATGAAGACTGTTTTCAGAAGTACTTCACAAGCAGTGAACTCTAG
- the LOC132621729 gene encoding serine/threonine-protein kinase/endoribonuclease IRE1a isoform X2 — MKPPLWSFRSGPPIYSSYQAPVNYNNSREASSDIGSGYFIDCGGDDWELYAHNRLGKLKLMKSIDEYISSTPQIAEDGGIVLGSKRTTAFLVDAKTGRLIYTYKMPDSPPTQENDTSFHHNGTIGGESLPGYTLYITRTDYALTSFIPNSDKVLWNMTVAEMGAAALCKVEDAFNGDIMESDKSEPDVHFNMPLPCHSRALIYRRRSHDNNLLPGAHPQGMLPNPDPPLQPNVDNAAMPVSGSTSLLKDIIRKTMFGILVVFIILLIKRKNNRDLVAELKLDRELGNPHSPNVPSKRKKSRKSGNNGSNGVKSDKDTSSGSGLKYADVDADNKLLLNLFEPSICSKGGRSIGKLFVSSTEIAKGSNGTVVFEGIYEGRAVAVKRLVRAHHDIAFKEIKNLIASDRHSNIVRWYGVEQDQDFVYLALERCICSLSDLIQIHAGTLENACPNQNLDGESTKHRIYLDNLKGIFLDTDLMKENGCPSPLLLKLMRDVVSGLVHLHDLGIIHRDLKPQNVLIIKERFLCAKLSDMGISKRLIGDMSSLGHHATGYGSSGWQAPEQLLHGRQTRAVDMFSLGSVLFFCVTGGSHPFGSPLERDINITKNKVDLFLVEHIPEAVDLFSRLLDPNAELRPKAVEVLVHPFFWTAEMRLSFLRDSSDRVELEDREAFSDLLKALEGTAPVALGGRWDEKMEPPFLKNIGHYRRYRFDSVRDLLRVMRNKLNHYRELPTKIQEILGAVPEGFDGYFRSRFPQLLIEVYKVMSEYCKDEDCFQKYFTSSEL; from the exons AAACTTATGAAGAGTATTGATGAGTATATTAGTTCAACTCCACAAATAGCTGAGGATGGCGGAATTGTTCTGGGATCTAAAAGAACTACTGCATTTCTGGTTGATGCTAAGACTGGACGCCTGATTTACACATATAAGATGCCTGACTCTCCACCAACTCAGGAAAATGACACTAGTTTTCATCATAATGGCACCATTGGCGGAGAAAGTCTGCCCGGATACACGCTTTACATCACCAGGACAGACTATGCATTAACATCCTTTATTCCAAACTCAGACAAAGTGTTGTGGAACATGACGGTTGCTGAAATGGGGGCTGCTGCTCTTTGCAAAGTTGAGGACGCATTTAATGGGGATATTATGGAGTCTGACAAATCTGAACCTGATGTACATTTCAATATGCCATTGCCATGTCACTCAAGGGCCCTTATCTACAGACGTCGAAGTCATGATAACAATCTCCTCCCAGGGGCTCATCCTCAGGGTATGCTGCCAAATCCAGATCCTCCTTTACAACCAAATGTTGATAATGCAGCTATGCCTGTGTCCGGTAGCACTTCCctcttaaaagatattataagaaAAACTATGTTTGGCATATTGGTGGTGTTCATAATTTTAttaatcaaaagaaaaaataatcgTGATTTAGTGGCTGAACTCAAGTTGGATAGAGAACTTGGGAACCCACATTCACCAAATGTACCTTCAAAAAGGAAGAAATCTCGGAAGTCTGGGAACAATGGGAGCAATGGCGTTAAAAGTGATAAAGACACCTCTTCTGGTTCTGGACTTAAATATGCAGACGTGGATGCTGATAATAAACTGTTGTTGAACCTTTTTGAACCAAGTATCTGTAGCAAAGGTGGACGCTCTATTGGTAAATTGTTCGTCTCCAGTACAGAGATTGCTAAAGGGAGCAATGGTACAGTTGTCTTTGAAGGAATTTATGAAGGCCGTGCAGTTGCGGTGAAAAGGCTTGTCCGGGCACATCATGATATTGCCTTCAAAGAGATAAAGAATCTTATTGCATCTGATCGACATTCAAATATCGTTCGGTGGTATGGTGTGGAACAAGACCAAGATTTTGTTTATCTTGCGTTGGAACGCTGCATTTGCAGCTTGAGTGACCTTATTCAGATTCACGCTGGCACTTTAGAAAATGCATGTCCTAACCAGAACTTGGATGGAGAATCTACAAAGCATAGAATTTATTTGGACAATTTGAAGGGTATTTTTCTGGATACTGACTTAATGAAGGAAAATGGTTGTCCTTCACCTCTGTTGCTCAAATTGATGAG GGATGTGGTTTCTGGCCTTGTGCATCTTCATGATCTGGGGATCATTCATCGAGACCTGAAGCCCCAAAATGTTCTGATAATTAAGGAAAGATTCTTATGTGCTAAGCTTTCTGATATGGGAATCAGCAAGCGCCTCATCGGAGATATGTCTTCATTGGGTCATCATGCAACAG GTTATGGAAGTTCGGGATGGCAAGCTCCTGAACAGCTTCTTCATGGACGTCAAACACGTGCTGTTGATATGTTCAGTCTGGGCTCTGTTCTGTTTTTCTGTGTGACTGGTGGTAGTCATCCCTTTGGAAGCCCTCTTGAGCGTGACATTAATATTACaaagaataaagttgatcttttCTTGGTGGAACACATCCCTGAAGCTGTGGATCTGTTTTCTCGTTTGTTAGATCCCAATGCTGAATTGAG ACCAAAGGCAGTTGAGGTGCTCGTTCATCCTTTCTTTTGGACTGCTGAGATGCGACTGTCATTTCTTCGCGACTCAAGCGACAGGGTGGAACTCGAAGACAGGGAGGCGTTTTCTGATCTTCTGAAAGCATTAGAAGGTACAGCGCCAGTTGCTTTGGGTGGAAGATGGGACGAGAAGATGGAACCTCCTTTCCTAAAGAATATTGGCCATTACAGGCGATATAGGTTTGACAGTGTTCGTGATTTGCTGCGTGTCATGCGGAACAAGCTAAATCATTACAGAGAGCTTCCCACCAAAATTCAG GAAATTTTAGGAGCTGTACCAGAAGGATTTGATGGCTATTTTAGGAGTCGGTTTCCCCAACTACTAATAGAAGTATATAAAGTGATGTCAGAATACTGCAAGGATGAAGACTGTTTTCAGAAGTACTTCACAAGCAGTGAACTCTAG